In Mucilaginibacter celer, one DNA window encodes the following:
- a CDS encoding (Fe-S)-binding protein produces MIAQLIFIIILGAAIYLFSKNVAKIRRNILLGRDVDRNDQPALRWKVMAKVALGQTKMTKRPVAAVMHFFIYVGFIIINLEVLEIMIDGIFGSHRIFSNPLGGLYGFLIGAFEGLAVLVLIACVVFLCRRNIVKLKRFSGTEMTQGPKSDANYILITEILLMTAFLTMNAADYKLQLLHFEHYVKAGSFPVSSALAPLLPDSASALVIVERVCWWFHIVGILCFLNYLPYSKHFHILLAFPNTYYSNLNPKGKFTNMASVTTEVKAMLDPSFVPETTGEPARFGAKDVTDLTWKNLMEAYTCTECGRCTSVCPANITGKLLSPRKIMMDTRDRITEVGDNIDKHGKDYQDEKTLLDNYITREEIWACTTCNACTEACPVNINPLEIITELRRYAVMEESQAPASLNNMFGNIENNGAPWKYSQDDRFNWAEEQ; encoded by the coding sequence ATGATTGCACAGCTTATATTCATTATTATTCTTGGCGCGGCCATTTACCTTTTTAGCAAAAATGTTGCTAAAATTAGGCGTAACATACTGCTGGGTAGGGATGTAGACCGCAACGACCAGCCCGCGCTACGCTGGAAAGTGATGGCAAAGGTAGCCCTGGGGCAAACTAAAATGACCAAACGCCCGGTAGCCGCCGTAATGCACTTTTTTATTTACGTGGGTTTTATCATTATTAACCTCGAGGTGCTCGAGATTATGATCGACGGTATTTTTGGTTCGCACCGCATCTTTTCAAATCCGCTTGGCGGGCTTTACGGGTTTTTAATCGGTGCTTTCGAGGGGTTGGCAGTATTGGTGCTGATAGCCTGTGTTGTTTTTCTGTGCAGGCGTAATATTGTGAAACTTAAACGCTTTTCGGGAACCGAGATGACCCAAGGGCCAAAATCTGATGCCAATTATATCCTCATTACCGAGATCCTGCTCATGACGGCTTTTCTTACCATGAACGCCGCCGACTATAAGCTGCAATTGCTGCATTTTGAGCATTATGTTAAAGCGGGCAGTTTTCCTGTTAGTTCAGCACTTGCCCCACTGCTGCCTGATAGCGCATCGGCATTGGTAATTGTCGAGCGTGTTTGCTGGTGGTTTCACATCGTCGGTATTTTGTGTTTTTTAAATTATTTACCGTATTCCAAGCATTTCCATATCCTGCTGGCATTTCCAAATACCTACTACTCCAACTTAAATCCCAAAGGTAAGTTTACCAATATGGCATCGGTAACTACCGAAGTGAAAGCTATGCTCGATCCTTCATTTGTTCCCGAAACTACCGGCGAGCCTGCAAGGTTTGGGGCTAAAGATGTAACCGACCTTACCTGGAAAAACCTGATGGAGGCTTATACCTGTACCGAGTGCGGCAGGTGCACCTCGGTTTGCCCGGCGAATATTACCGGTAAGCTGCTCTCGCCCCGCAAGATCATGATGGATACGCGCGACCGTATTACTGAAGTGGGCGATAATATTGATAAGCATGGCAAAGATTACCAGGATGAGAAAACCCTGCTTGATAATTACATCACCCGCGAAGAGATCTGGGCCTGCACTACCTGTAACGCCTGTACTGAAGCCTGCCCGGTGAATATCAACCCGCTGGAAATTATCACCGAACTGCGCCGCTACGCGGTAATGGAAGAATCGCAGGCCCCTGCAAGCCTTAACAATATGTTTGGCAATATTGAAAACAACGGAGCCCCCTGGAAATACAGCCAGGACGACAGGTTTAACTGGGCGGAAGAGCAGTAG
- a CDS encoding (Fe-S)-binding protein, translating into MENPKSEIKIPTMAEMAAEGKEPEILFWVGCAGSFDERARKITRDICKILHHVGISYAVLGTEEGCTGDPAKRAGNEFLFQMQAMMNIQLLDGYNIKKIVTGCPHCFNTIKNEYPGLGGNYEVIHHTQLIQQLINDGKLKAEGGESFKGKRITYHDPCYLGRGNDVYEAPRAALEILDTELVEMKRCKSNGLCCGAGGAQMFKEPEPGKKDINMERIADVIEAKAQVVAAACPFCMTMLTDGVKHQDKQQEIQVLDIAEITVKANGL; encoded by the coding sequence ATGGAAAATCCGAAATCCGAAATAAAAATACCTACCATGGCCGAAATGGCTGCTGAGGGCAAAGAACCCGAAATTTTGTTTTGGGTAGGATGTGCCGGTAGTTTTGATGAGCGGGCGCGCAAAATAACGCGCGATATCTGCAAGATTCTGCACCATGTAGGCATTAGCTACGCAGTGCTGGGTACGGAAGAAGGTTGCACCGGCGACCCGGCCAAGCGTGCAGGTAATGAATTTTTGTTTCAGATGCAGGCTATGATGAATATCCAGTTGCTGGATGGTTATAACATCAAAAAAATAGTTACCGGTTGCCCGCATTGCTTCAATACCATCAAAAACGAGTATCCCGGCCTTGGCGGTAATTATGAGGTAATCCATCATACCCAACTCATTCAGCAGCTAATAAACGATGGTAAGCTTAAAGCCGAGGGGGGCGAAAGTTTTAAAGGCAAACGCATCACCTATCATGATCCTTGCTATTTAGGCCGGGGGAATGATGTTTATGAAGCACCTCGTGCCGCTTTAGAAATATTGGATACCGAACTGGTGGAAATGAAACGCTGCAAATCAAACGGTTTATGCTGCGGTGCAGGCGGTGCGCAAATGTTTAAAGAGCCCGAACCCGGTAAAAAAGACATTAATATGGAGCGCATTGCCGATGTTATTGAAGCCAAAGCCCAGGTGGTTGCCGCTGCCTGTCCTTTTTGTATGACCATGCTTACCGACGGCGTAAAACACCAGGATAAACAACAGGAAATACAGGTGCTGGATATTGCCGAGATTACCGTTAAAGCGAATGGTTTATAA
- a CDS encoding ABC transporter ATPase, which yields MIFSPQSRVWIYQADRKLTNAEVAAIQPELDRFTTGWTAHNNQLKAKGEIRYNRFFVLIVDESQAGASGCSIDKSVHFMQQVQQHLGINLFDRFNLAYREGEEVLSLPRHGFEEKLKNGSINRETIVYNNLVQNLTELETKWEVPFKDSWHIQLFRDIVTA from the coding sequence ATGATTTTTTCTCCACAGTCAAGAGTTTGGATCTATCAGGCAGACAGGAAATTAACCAATGCCGAGGTAGCCGCTATACAACCCGAGTTGGATAGGTTTACCACAGGATGGACAGCGCACAATAACCAGCTAAAGGCCAAAGGTGAAATACGCTATAACCGTTTTTTTGTTTTAATTGTTGATGAAAGCCAGGCTGGTGCCAGCGGTTGCTCGATAGATAAGTCGGTACATTTTATGCAGCAGGTGCAGCAGCATTTGGGCATTAATTTGTTTGATAGGTTTAATTTGGCTTACCGCGAAGGCGAAGAAGTGCTTTCGCTGCCGCGCCATGGTTTTGAGGAGAAGCTGAAAAACGGCAGTATCAACAGAGAAACCATTGTGTACAATAACCTTGTGCAAAACCTTACAGAACTCGAAACCAAATGGGAAGTACCTTTTAAGGATAGCTGGCATATACAGCTGTTTAGGGATATAGTAACAGCCTGA
- a CDS encoding SPW repeat domain-containing protein, producing MKGFISTKTYGFLNYVVALLMISSLWTFGTLKVGGAALFLPLLMGWLQLIQAIFAKNEMGFIKQFPMVMHNVGDVIMGSFLFCSPWVYGFHDKMVAPQLIFGAYLVIVGCFTKGSPFVNPQHEEDFGISHNA from the coding sequence ATGAAAGGCTTCATTTCAACCAAAACTTACGGATTTTTAAACTACGTTGTAGCCCTGTTAATGATCTCATCTTTATGGACTTTCGGTACCCTGAAAGTTGGTGGTGCTGCTTTGTTCCTGCCTTTACTGATGGGCTGGTTACAACTGATCCAGGCTATTTTTGCTAAAAACGAGATGGGCTTTATCAAACAATTTCCGATGGTAATGCACAATGTTGGTGATGTAATTATGGGTTCATTCCTGTTTTGCTCGCCATGGGTTTACGGCTTCCATGATAAAATGGTGGCCCCACAATTAATTTTTGGTGCTTACCTGGTAATTGTAGGTTGCTTTACTAAAGGCTCGCCTTTTGTTAACCCTCAACACGAAGAAGATTTCGGTATCAGCCACAACGCTTAA
- a CDS encoding PAS domain-containing protein, with translation MRIPLTSQLLGDLIEKGYSYVLVKVIVNQQAGETVEITLIPVKQKPELNKLPPDFETFYRITREPMQLACGIDNTNVYIEYQTFDETITDADIFNDTYFRMSEEFFRQVLDSLEDYAVITTDKNGDVNSWNTGAQNLLGYTEPEVLGLSARVFFTDEDIAEGKFDLELKKALSKGRAVDERYHVRKDKSRFWGSGLVFPLFDEEHNHRGFTKIMRNQREEQQAKSGRI, from the coding sequence ATGCGCATCCCGCTAACCTCACAGCTACTTGGCGACCTGATTGAAAAAGGATATAGTTACGTATTGGTTAAAGTTATTGTAAACCAGCAAGCCGGTGAAACTGTAGAGATCACCCTAATACCCGTAAAACAAAAGCCGGAACTAAATAAACTACCGCCCGATTTTGAAACCTTTTACCGCATAACCCGCGAACCCATGCAACTGGCCTGCGGTATTGACAATACCAACGTTTATATTGAATATCAAACTTTTGATGAGACGATAACCGATGCCGATATTTTTAACGACACCTACTTTAGAATGAGTGAAGAATTTTTCAGGCAGGTCCTGGATAGCCTGGAAGATTATGCCGTAATAACCACCGATAAAAACGGCGACGTTAACAGCTGGAACACCGGTGCTCAAAACCTGTTAGGCTATACCGAGCCTGAAGTATTAGGCTTAAGCGCCCGCGTATTTTTTACCGACGAGGATATAGCCGAAGGTAAATTTGATCTTGAACTAAAAAAGGCTTTAAGTAAAGGCAGAGCGGTTGATGAGCGCTATCATGTACGTAAAGATAAAAGCCGCTTTTGGGGCAGCGGCCTTGTTTTCCCGCTGTTTGATGAAGAACATAACCATAGGGGCTTTACTAAAATTATGCGCAACCAGCGGGAAGAGCAACAAGCTAAAAGCGGGAGGATATAA
- a CDS encoding BamA/TamA family outer membrane protein: MAPAVYRLILILFALLCGCHLFAQTVADPVDSLKSQLDANTILASIFSGKSNKPAAPDQPLQSRTYWSVLPSAAYNPSVGFAAGVISSGGKYFGDPANTTLSVINAGFYISTGGLSTFEFKQNAFSAQNKWNLQGTVQIGKTVAMDNGLGTGRRSFGEGSFFMNDTHFENNPDAFPIRYVYIKANERVYRKLANSIYVGAGLSFNYYSHIDDDRKDIPISQTHNYRYSIRNGFPISSYQANGLLFNFQLNTRDQPNRAFRGIYADIVFRSNQTWLGSNRDAMQVKLEFRKYWSLSKTNPEHVFAIWHWSNYLISGALPYLELPGTGSDAYGRIGRAFIIGRFKGMSFVYNEAEYRFPLTSNKLLSGVAFINAETANNQQRIKLFSHWEPGGGAGLRLLFNKYTRSNLCIDYGRGTYGSSGFFLGLNEVF, from the coding sequence TTGGCTCCCGCTGTTTACCGGCTTATACTGATATTATTCGCGCTGCTGTGCGGCTGCCATTTGTTTGCCCAAACCGTGGCCGATCCTGTCGATTCATTAAAATCACAACTGGATGCCAATACCATCCTTGCATCCATATTTAGTGGTAAAAGCAATAAACCTGCCGCGCCCGATCAGCCTTTGCAAAGCCGAACCTATTGGTCGGTGCTCCCATCGGCGGCGTATAACCCAAGTGTAGGCTTTGCCGCAGGAGTGATCTCATCTGGGGGCAAATATTTTGGCGATCCGGCAAATACTACCCTATCCGTTATCAACGCCGGCTTTTATATTTCAACCGGGGGGCTGTCCACCTTCGAGTTTAAACAAAACGCCTTTTCGGCCCAAAACAAGTGGAACCTGCAGGGCACCGTACAAATAGGTAAAACCGTAGCCATGGATAACGGCCTCGGCACAGGCCGTCGCAGCTTTGGCGAAGGGAGCTTTTTTATGAATGATACTCATTTCGAAAACAACCCAGATGCCTTCCCTATCCGCTATGTTTATATCAAAGCTAATGAACGCGTTTACCGCAAACTGGCCAACAGCATATATGTAGGAGCAGGCCTCAGCTTTAATTACTACAGCCATATTGATGATGATCGTAAGGATATCCCCATCAGTCAAACGCATAATTATCGTTACAGTATCCGTAACGGTTTTCCCATAAGCTCCTACCAGGCCAACGGCTTACTTTTCAATTTTCAGTTAAACACCCGCGATCAGCCTAACCGGGCCTTCAGGGGTATTTATGCCGATATTGTTTTCCGCAGCAATCAAACCTGGCTGGGCAGCAACCGCGATGCCATGCAGGTTAAGCTGGAATTCAGAAAATACTGGAGCCTGTCAAAAACCAATCCCGAGCATGTTTTTGCTATCTGGCATTGGTCAAACTATCTTATCAGCGGCGCACTCCCCTACCTCGAGCTTCCGGGTACCGGCAGTGATGCTTACGGGCGCATTGGCAGGGCATTTATTATCGGGCGTTTTAAAGGCATGTCATTTGTTTATAACGAGGCCGAATATCGTTTTCCGCTCACTTCTAATAAGCTGCTTAGCGGTGTGGCATTTATCAATGCAGAAACGGCCAATAATCAGCAACGCATTAAACTGTTTAGCCATTGGGAGCCGGGCGGCGGCGCGGGGTTAAGGCTGTTGTTTAATAAATACACCCGATCTAATTTGTGTATTGATTATGGTAGAGGCACCTACGGCTCAAGTGGTTTCTTTTTAGGTTTGAATGAGGTGTTTTAA
- the rplM gene encoding 50S ribosomal protein L13 yields the protein MNTLSYKTVSANKKTVNKQWVVVDAEGEILGRLSTKIAMIIRGKNKPDFTPNVDCGDNVIVINADKVKLTGNKLSDKVYVRYTGYPGGQRFISPKELLAKHPTRIIEKAVRGMLPKNRLGKALFGNLHVYAGAEHPHAAQNPTAI from the coding sequence GTGAATACGTTAAGTTACAAAACTGTCTCAGCCAACAAAAAAACCGTTAACAAACAATGGGTTGTTGTTGACGCGGAAGGCGAGATTTTGGGGCGCTTGTCTACGAAGATCGCAATGATCATTCGTGGAAAAAACAAGCCTGATTTTACCCCAAACGTAGACTGCGGTGATAACGTGATTGTTATCAATGCAGACAAGGTAAAACTGACTGGTAACAAACTGAGCGACAAGGTTTATGTTCGTTACACTGGTTATCCAGGTGGTCAGCGTTTTATTTCTCCTAAGGAGTTATTGGCGAAACATCCAACCCGCATCATCGAGAAAGCGGTACGTGGTATGTTACCTAAAAATCGTTTGGGTAAAGCATTATTCGGCAATTTGCATGTATATGCAGGTGCTGAGCATCCTCATGCAGCGCAAAACCCAACAGCCATTTAA
- the rpsI gene encoding 30S ribosomal protein S9, whose amino-acid sequence MPTTNTSGRRKTAVARIYLTEGNGAIIVNGKDYKEYFPTLPLQYIVTQSTEVSGSTGKYDVKVNVAGGGVKGQAEAVRLAIAKAIVELDADKKPALRAKGLMTRDDRMVERKKPGRRKARKRFQFSKR is encoded by the coding sequence ATGCCAACAACTAACACTTCAGGCAGAAGAAAAACAGCCGTTGCCCGCATCTACCTTACAGAAGGAAATGGCGCGATCATCGTTAACGGTAAAGATTACAAAGAGTATTTCCCAACTTTGCCATTACAATACATTGTTACTCAAAGCACAGAAGTTTCTGGTAGCACCGGAAAATATGATGTTAAAGTAAACGTTGCAGGTGGTGGTGTAAAAGGACAGGCAGAAGCCGTTCGTTTAGCTATCGCTAAAGCTATTGTTGAACTTGATGCTGATAAGAAACCGGCATTACGTGCTAAAGGCTTAATGACCCGCGATGACCGTATGGTTGAGCGTAAAAAACCAGGTCGCAGGAAAGCACGTAAGAGATTCCAATTCAGTAAACGTTAA